From the genome of Candidatus Chlamydia corallus, one region includes:
- a CDS encoding GspE/PulE family protein: MVANFLSQELLNILPYTFLKKHCLLPIEESSEAITIAHATATSVIAQDEVKLLIKKPIRFVLKDESEILQRLQQLYSNREGNVSDMLLTMKEEDSTAIPEEEDLLENTDTIPVVRLLNLILKEAIEERSSDIHFEPGEDSMRIRYRIDGVLHDRHSPPSHLRSALTTRLKVLAKMDIAEHRLPQDGRIKIQIGGQEVDMRVSTVPVIYGERVVLRILDKRNVILDIAGLRMPKDTEILFKDTITAPEGILLVTGPTGSGKTTTLYSLLQELKGPLTNIMTIEDPPEYKLQGIAQIAVKPKIGLTFARGLRHLLRQDPDILMVGEIRDQETAEIAIQAALTGHLVVSTLHTNDAISAIPRLLDMGVESYLLSATLVGVVAQRLVRTICPYCRVAYTPEHQEKSFLASLGKDTETPLYRGQGCIHCFRSGYKGRQGIYEFLRPNTIFRSEVASHSPYHVLRETAEQNGFLPILEHGIALVLSGETTLAEVLRVTKRYD; this comes from the coding sequence ATGGTTGCTAATTTTTTATCTCAGGAGCTTTTGAATATCCTCCCCTATACATTTTTAAAGAAACACTGCCTCCTGCCTATTGAAGAGAGTAGCGAGGCAATTACCATAGCTCATGCAACCGCGACTTCAGTAATTGCTCAAGATGAAGTCAAGCTGTTAATAAAAAAGCCGATTCGTTTTGTGCTAAAAGATGAATCGGAGATTCTGCAGCGTCTACAGCAGCTTTACAGCAATCGTGAAGGTAATGTTTCCGATATGTTGTTAACAATGAAAGAGGAAGATTCCACTGCAATTCCAGAAGAAGAAGATCTTCTAGAGAATACCGATACGATTCCAGTGGTGCGCCTGTTAAACTTGATCTTGAAAGAAGCTATTGAGGAGCGGTCTTCGGATATTCATTTCGAGCCTGGCGAAGATTCTATGAGGATCCGCTATCGCATTGATGGTGTGCTCCATGATCGTCATTCGCCTCCCTCCCACCTTCGTTCGGCATTAACGACCCGGCTTAAAGTCCTGGCAAAGATGGACATTGCTGAGCACCGCCTTCCTCAAGATGGGCGTATTAAGATCCAAATTGGTGGTCAGGAAGTTGACATGCGTGTCAGCACGGTTCCTGTGATTTATGGAGAGCGTGTTGTTTTGCGTATTTTAGATAAACGCAATGTAATTTTGGATATCGCGGGCCTGCGTATGCCTAAGGATACCGAAATACTATTTAAAGATACGATAACAGCTCCCGAAGGGATTCTTCTTGTTACAGGACCCACAGGGAGTGGTAAAACTACGACCCTCTATAGTTTATTACAAGAGCTTAAAGGCCCTTTAACAAATATCATGACGATCGAAGATCCTCCAGAATATAAACTGCAGGGGATTGCTCAGATTGCTGTTAAGCCTAAAATTGGGCTGACTTTCGCACGAGGTTTACGGCATCTATTGCGCCAAGATCCTGATATTCTCATGGTCGGAGAAATCCGGGATCAGGAAACTGCAGAAATCGCAATACAAGCAGCTCTTACAGGACATTTGGTAGTAAGCACCCTCCATACAAATGATGCGATTTCTGCGATTCCTCGACTTCTTGATATGGGTGTAGAGTCTTATTTGTTATCAGCAACGCTCGTGGGTGTCGTTGCACAGAGATTGGTGCGAACAATCTGCCCCTACTGTAGGGTCGCCTATACTCCCGAGCACCAGGAAAAATCTTTTTTAGCTTCTTTAGGGAAAGATACAGAAACTCCTTTATATCGGGGTCAGGGGTGCATACACTGTTTCCGTTCTGGATATAAAGGAAGACAAGGAATTTACGAGTTTTTACGTCCGAATACAATATTTCGTTCCGAAGTTGCTTCACACTCCCCCTACCATGTCCTACGAGAAACTGCCGAACAAAACGGATTTTTACCAATATTAGAGCACGGCATAGCTCTTGTTTTATCTGGCGAGACTACCCTGGCAGAAGTCTTAAGAGTTACAAAGCGGTATGATTAG